In Acaryochloris marina S15, a single genomic region encodes these proteins:
- a CDS encoding TetR/AcrR family transcriptional regulator: MGNTRTKILDVAERLTQTKGFNGFSYLDLADEIGIKNSSIHYHFKAKADLALALVERLHEGHSAVFEDLNKNLDTPQQRLQAVVDYFQTYIQDEKFCMCGMMAAELQSVSPAVRSRLIAYFKDLQIWLTEQFAAMGEPDAQNKALRFVSTAEGSLLLARLENDPKIVGQALKTFIHG; this comes from the coding sequence GTGGGCAATACGAGGACAAAAATCTTAGATGTGGCGGAGCGCTTGACCCAAACAAAAGGGTTCAATGGCTTTAGTTATCTTGATTTGGCCGATGAAATTGGCATTAAAAATTCAAGCATACACTACCACTTCAAAGCTAAGGCCGATCTAGCCTTGGCTTTGGTAGAACGCCTGCATGAAGGACATAGTGCTGTCTTTGAAGATCTCAATAAAAACCTCGATACACCACAACAACGGTTGCAAGCAGTGGTCGACTATTTTCAAACTTACATCCAAGACGAGAAGTTTTGTATGTGTGGAATGATGGCGGCAGAGTTGCAATCGGTTAGTCCAGCAGTGAGAAGTCGTCTGATTGCGTACTTTAAGGACCTTCAAATCTGGCTTACTGAGCAGTTTGCGGCAATGGGAGAACCCGATGCCCAAAACAAAGCACTCAGGTTTGTTAGTACAGCGGAAGGTTCATTGTTGCTGGCGAGACTTGAGAATGATCCTAAAATTGTTGGCCAAGCGTTGAAAACGTTTATCCACGGCTGA